The Palleronia sp. THAF1 genome window below encodes:
- the phnF gene encoding phosphonate metabolism transcriptional regulator PhnF: MRDASPKTPIWKAIADSLRTDLAEGRYTSGDRLPTEASLAERFGVNRHTVRHGIAALVKEGLIRTRRGAGAFVAATPTDYPIGRRVRFHENLIAAGRRPEKRVLHLEERAATEGEAAALKVAPGDPVLDYHGLSLADAQPIALFESLFPVARLEGISEALHDTSSVTAALKAMGVDDYTRASTRLTAVRATATQALHLLVTEGDPLLRSSGVNVAADGIPVEYGRTWFAGDRVTLTLESD; encoded by the coding sequence CTTGGCAGAAGGGCGCTATACTTCCGGTGACAGGTTGCCGACCGAAGCCTCCTTGGCCGAGCGGTTCGGTGTGAACCGCCATACCGTGCGTCACGGGATCGCAGCGCTAGTGAAGGAGGGGTTGATCCGCACCCGGCGCGGCGCTGGGGCATTCGTGGCAGCCACGCCGACGGACTATCCCATCGGTCGCCGTGTGCGGTTTCACGAGAACCTGATTGCCGCCGGACGCAGGCCGGAAAAGCGCGTCCTCCATCTGGAAGAGCGTGCGGCAACCGAAGGAGAGGCTGCTGCGCTGAAGGTCGCGCCCGGCGATCCGGTTCTGGATTATCACGGCCTGTCGCTGGCGGACGCTCAACCCATCGCCCTGTTCGAAAGCCTGTTCCCGGTCGCGCGGCTAGAGGGGATATCAGAGGCGCTTCATGATACCAGCAGTGTGACTGCGGCCCTAAAGGCGATGGGCGTGGATGACTACACCCGCGCCTCGACCCGTTTGACAGCAGTGCGCGCCACGGCGACCCAGGCTTTGCACCTGTTGGTGACAGAAGGAGACCCGCTGCTGCGTTCCTCGGGTGTGAACGTGGCCGCTGACGGGATACCGGTGGAATACGGCCGGACATGGTTCGCGGGCGACCGGGTCACGCTGACGCTTGAGTCCGACTAG